A single Syngnathoides biaculeatus isolate LvHL_M chromosome 18, ASM1980259v1, whole genome shotgun sequence DNA region contains:
- the LOC133491670 gene encoding dicarboxylate carrier SLC25A8-like: MQQLGGRERNARIAACTIVPSLCCCGPTRSSAEMRAREAAAAAAAPSATVKFFGAGAAACVADLATFPLDTAKVRLQVQGEVLKAEGAGARRYRGVFGTISTMVRTEGPASLYNGLVAGLQRQMSFASVRIGLYDSTKQFYTRGAESSGVAARLMAGCTTGAMAVAFAQPTDVVKVRFQAQARRSDGGRRYNGTLDAYKTIARDEGVRGLWRGCVPNVARNAIVNCAELVTYDVIKELILKYDFMTDDLPCHFTAGFGAGFCTTVVASPVDVVKTRFMNSGAGQYGGAAACAVAMMKKEGPAAFYKGFTPSFLRLGSWNIVMFVTYEQIKRGVTQYWESPF, translated from the exons ATGCAGCAGCTCGGCGGCCGCGAGCGGAACGCGCGGATCGCCGCCTGCACGATCGTTCCGTCCCTCTGCTGCTGCGGCCCAACTCGATCGA GTGCCGAAATGAGAGCaagggaggcggcggcggcggcggcggcgccctcGGCGACGGTCAAGTTCTTTGGCGCTGGCGCGGCGGCCTGCGTGGCCGACCTGGCGACTTTCCCGCTGGACACGGCCAAAGTCCGACTGCAG GTTCAGGGCGAGGTTCTGAAAGCCGAGGGCGCCGGTGCCAGGCGATACCGCGGGGTGTTCGGCACCATCAGCACGATGGTGCGCACCGAGGGCCCCGCCAGTCTTTACAACGGGCTGGTGGCGGGACTGCAGAGGCAGATGAGCTTCGCCTCCGTGCGAATCGGTCTCTACGACTCCACCAAGCAATTCTACACTCGAGGCGCCGAGA GTTCGGGCGTGGCCGCCAGGCTGATGGCGGGCTGCACCACCGGGGCCATGGCCGTGGCCTTCGCGCAACCTACCGACGTGGTGAAGGTGCGCTTCCAGGCGCAGGCGCGCCGGTCCGACGGCGGGAGGCGATACAACGGCACTCTGGACGCTTACAAGACCATCGCCCGAGACGAGGGGGTGCGAGGCCTTTGGAGAg GGTGCGTGCCCAACGTCGCCCGTAACGCCATCGTCAACTGCGCGGAGCTGGTGACCTACGACGTCATCAAGGAGCTCATCCTCAAGTATGACTTCATGACAG ACGACCTGCCGTGTCACTTCACCGCCGGCTTCGGCGCGGGCTTCTGCACCACGGTGGTGGCGTCGCCCGTGGACGTGGTCAAGACGCGCTTCATGAACTCGGGCGCCGGCCAGTacggcggcgccgccgcctGCGCCGTCGCCATGATGAAGAAGGAAGGGCCCGCGGCCTTCTACAAGGG GTTTACGCCTTCATTCCTGCGATTGGGCTCCTGGAACATCGTCATGTTCGTCACGTACGAGCAGATCAAGCGAGGCGTGACGCAATACTGGGAGTCGCCATTTTGA